A part of Escherichia marmotae genomic DNA contains:
- a CDS encoding acyltransferase, which produces MANFLNKLIMTRILATITLLLSIVLTILVTIFCSVPIIIAGIVKLLLPVPVIWRKVSRFCDFMMYCWCEGLACLLHLNPHLQWEVHGLEGLSKKNWYLLICNHRSWADIVVLCVLFRKHIPMNKYFLKQQLAWVPFLGLACWALDMPFMKRYSRAYLLRHPERRGKDVETTRRSCEKFRRHPTTIVNFVEGSRFTQEKHQKTHSAFQNLLPPKAAGIAMALNVLGKQFDKLLNVTLCYPDNNRQPFFDMLSGKLTRIVVHVDLQPIAEELHGDYINDKGFKRHFQQWLNSLWQEKDRLLTSLMSSQHQNK; this is translated from the coding sequence ATGGCTAACTTTTTGAATAAATTAATTATGACGAGAATACTCGCTACGATAACCCTTTTGCTGAGTATCGTATTGACCATTTTGGTCACCATTTTTTGTTCTGTCCCGATCATCATTGCCGGGATCGTAAAACTGTTGTTACCTGTACCAGTAATTTGGCGAAAGGTTTCACGCTTTTGTGATTTTATGATGTATTGCTGGTGTGAAGGATTGGCGTGTTTGCTGCACCTTAACCCACACCTGCAATGGGAAGTTCACGGGCTGGAGGGGTTAAGTAAAAAGAACTGGTATCTACTTATTTGTAATCATCGTAGCTGGGCAGATATTGTCGTACTGTGCGTGCTGTTTCGTAAGCACATTCCGATGAATAAATATTTCCTCAAACAGCAACTTGCCTGGGTGCCTTTTCTTGGCCTGGCGTGTTGGGCACTGGATATGCCGTTTATGAAGCGTTATTCCCGCGCTTATTTATTACGTCATCCGGAGCGGCGTGGTAAAGATGTTGAAACCACTCGGCGCTCATGCGAGAAGTTTCGTCGGCATCCCACCACTATTGTGAATTTTGTTGAAGGCTCTCGTTTCACGCAAGAGAAACATCAAAAAACCCATTCGGCATTTCAAAATCTTCTGCCGCCAAAAGCTGCCGGTATTGCGATGGCACTGAATGTGCTGGGTAAACAATTCGATAAATTACTCAACGTTACGCTGTGTTATCCGGACAATAATCGCCAACCATTCTTCGATATGTTAAGTGGCAAACTGACACGAATTGTCGTGCATGTGGATTTACAGCCCATTGCTGAAGAGTTGCATGGCGACTATATCAATGACAAAGGTTTTAAACGCCATTTTCAGCAGTGGCTGAACTCACTGTGGCAGGAAAAAGACCGGCTTCTGACATCTCTGATGTCATCACAGCATCAGAATAAGTAA
- the mobB gene encoding molybdopterin-guanine dinucleotide biosynthesis protein MobB, which yields MAGKTIIPLLAFAAWSGTGKTTLLKKLIPALCARGIRPGLIKHTHHDMDVDKPGKDSYELRKAGAAQTIVASQQRWALMTETPDAEELDLHFLASRMDDSKLDLILVEGFKHEEIAKIVLFRDGAGHRPEELVIDRHVIAVASDIPLNVDVALLDINDIEGLADFVVGWMSQQAE from the coding sequence ATGGCAGGAAAGACAATAATCCCTTTACTCGCCTTTGCCGCATGGAGTGGCACCGGCAAAACCACACTGTTAAAAAAACTTATTCCGGCATTGTGCGCACGAGGGATCCGTCCGGGTCTTATTAAGCATACGCATCATGATATGGATGTTGATAAGCCGGGCAAAGATAGCTATGAGCTACGCAAGGCCGGAGCGGCACAAACCATCGTTGCCAGCCAGCAGCGTTGGGCTTTGATGACAGAAACCCCAGACGCAGAAGAACTGGATTTGCATTTTCTCGCAAGCCGGATGGATGACTCAAAGCTGGATTTGATTCTGGTTGAAGGGTTCAAACATGAAGAGATCGCGAAGATTGTGCTGTTTCGCGATGGGGCCGGACATCGACCGGAAGAGTTGGTGATAGACAGGCATGTCATTGCTGTGGCCAGCGATATACCGCTTAATGTTGATGTCGCGTTACTGGACATTAATGATATTGAGGGGCTGGCTGATTTTGTTGTTGGGTGGATGAGTCAGCAGGCTGAATAA
- a CDS encoding DUF945 family protein, which produces MIRKSATGVIIALAVIWSGGTWYTGTQIQPGVEKFIKDFNDGKKKGKHAYEMTASYENFGKGFFNSHFQMLITFDNGAPDLNIKPGQKVAFDVDVEHGPLPITMLMHGNVIPALAAAKVKLVNNELTQSLFIAAKDKSPVEASLRFAFGGSFSTILDVAPAEYGQVSFGEGQFTFSGDNSSLSNLNIEGKVEDITLNLSPMNKVIAKTFTVNSLTRLEGNKFPIGENESKFNQVSIINRGEEVAKIDAFIARTTLERVKDKDFINANLTYGIEKLTKGNQALGSGQWSLIAESIDPTAVRQFIIQYNIAMKKQYAAHPELANDQNAQEEVNAALFKESLPLLQKSEPVIKLPISWKNTVGELNANLDISIADPAKSSSATNKDIKSLNFDVTLPLNVVTEISKQINLSEGMDAEKAQRRADKQISGMMALGKMFQLITIDNNIASLQLRYMPGKVVFNGQEMSEEEFMSRAGRFIH; this is translated from the coding sequence ATGATACGTAAGTCAGCTACGGGTGTAATTATTGCGTTAGCCGTTATCTGGAGTGGTGGTACATGGTACACTGGCACGCAAATTCAGCCGGGTGTCGAAAAATTTATTAAAGATTTTAACGATGGGAAAAAGAAAGGTAAACATGCCTACGAGATGACGGCAAGCTATGAAAACTTTGGAAAAGGTTTTTTTAATTCCCATTTTCAAATGCTAATTACATTTGATAACGGAGCTCCAGATCTCAATATCAAACCAGGCCAGAAAGTTGCATTTGATGTGGATGTTGAGCACGGCCCGTTGCCTATCACGATGTTAATGCATGGTAATGTCATCCCTGCTCTGGCGGCTGCAAAAGTGAAATTAGTGAATAATGAACTGACACAGTCGCTATTTATCGCTGCGAAAGATAAATCGCCCGTCGAAGCATCATTGCGATTCGCATTTGGTGGCTCATTCTCTACGATATTAGATGTTGCTCCTGCAGAGTATGGTCAGGTATCCTTTGGTGAAGGCCAGTTTACTTTTAGCGGCGATAATAGTTCATTGTCTAACCTGAATATTGAAGGAAAAGTCGAAGATATCACTCTGAACTTATCGCCGATGAATAAAGTAATAGCAAAAACCTTTACTGTGAACTCCCTGACAAGACTGGAAGGAAATAAATTTCCGATTGGTGAAAATGAGTCAAAATTTAATCAGGTCAGCATTATCAATCGTGGTGAAGAGGTTGCCAAAATTGATGCATTCATAGCCAGGACAACGCTTGAGCGTGTTAAAGATAAAGACTTTATCAATGCTAATCTGACTTATGGTATTGAGAAATTAACCAAAGGAAATCAGGCGCTAGGTAGTGGTCAATGGTCGCTGATTGCTGAATCTATCGACCCAACGGCAGTTCGTCAATTTATCATTCAGTACAATATTGCGATGAAGAAGCAGTATGCAGCACACCCTGAGTTAGCTAACGATCAAAATGCGCAAGAAGAAGTGAATGCTGCGTTGTTCAAAGAGTCTTTACCGCTATTACAAAAAAGTGAACCGGTTATTAAATTACCGATTAGTTGGAAAAATACAGTCGGAGAACTTAACGCTAATCTGGATATCAGTATTGCTGATCCTGCTAAATCATCATCGGCCACAAATAAAGATATTAAATCACTCAATTTTGACGTGACTTTACCGCTTAATGTCGTCACTGAAATATCAAAGCAAATTAATTTATCTGAAGGAATGGATGCTGAAAAAGCCCAGAGGCGGGCTGATAAACAAATTAGCGGAATGATGGCGTTAGGTAAGATGTTTCAGTTAATCACCATTGATAACAATATCGCCTCACTGCAACTGCGTTATATGCCAGGTAAAGTTGTTTTCAATGGGCAGGAGATGAGTGAAGAAGAATTTATGTCTCGTGCAGGGCGTTTTATTCATTAA
- a CDS encoding YihD family protein produces MKCKRLNEVIELLQPAWQKEPDLNLLQFLQKLAKESGFDGELADLTDDILIYHLKMRDSAKDAVIPGLQKDYEEDFKTALLRARGVIKE; encoded by the coding sequence ATGAAATGTAAACGTCTGAATGAAGTTATTGAACTCCTCCAGCCAGCCTGGCAAAAAGAGCCAGACCTTAACCTGCTGCAATTTTTGCAGAAATTGGCGAAAGAGTCAGGTTTTGACGGCGAACTGGCGGATTTGACGGATGATATTCTAATCTACCACCTGAAAATGCGCGATTCCGCAAAAGATGCGGTGATCCCGGGTTTGCAGAAAGATTATGAAGAAGATTTCAAAACGGCGCTGTTACGCGCACGTGGCGTAATTAAAGAGTAA
- the polA gene encoding DNA polymerase I, whose protein sequence is MVQIPQNPLILVDGSSYLYRAYHAFPPLTNSAGEPTGAMYGVLNMLRSLILQYKPTHAAVVFDAKGKTFRDELFEHYKSHRPPMPDDLRVQIEPLHAMVKAMGLPLLAVSGVEADDVIGTLAREAEKAGRPVLISTGDKDMAQLVTPNITLINTMTNTILGPEEVVNKYGVPPELIIDFLALMGDSSDNIPGVPGVGEKTAQALLQGLGGLDTLYAEPEKIAGLSFRGAKTMAAKLEQNKEVAYLSYQLATIKTDVELELTCEQLEVQQPAAEELLGLFKKYEFKRWVADVEAGKWLQAKGAKPATKSQETIVVDEMPEVTATVISYDNYVTILDENTLKEWITKLEKAPVFAFDTETDSLDNVSANLVGLSFAIELGVAAYVPVAHDYLDAPDQISRERALELLKPLLEDEKALKVGQNLKYDRGILANYGIELRGIAFDTMLESYILNSVAGRHDMDSLADRWLKHKTITFEEIAGKGKNQLTFNQIALEEAGRYAAEDADVTLQLHLKMWPDLQKQKGPLNVFENIEMPLVPVLSRIERNGVKIDPKVLHNHSEELTLRLAELEKKAHEIAGEEFNLSSTKQLQTILFEKQGIKPLKKTPGGAPSTSEEVLEELALDYPLPKVILEYRGLAKLKSTYTDKLPLMINPKTGRVHTSYHQAVTATGRLSSTDPNLQNIPVRNEEGRRIRQAFIAPEDYVIVSADYSQIELRIMAHLSRDKGLLTAFAEGKDIHRATAAEVFGLSLETVTSEQRRSAKAINFGLIYGMSAFGLARQLNIPRKEAQKYMDLYFERYPGVLEYMERTRAQAKEQGYVETLDGRRLYLPDIKSSNGARRAAAERAAINAPMQGTAADIIKRAMIAVDAWLQAEQPRVRMIMQVHDELVFEVHKDDLDVVAKKIHQLMENCTRLDVPLLVEVGSGENWDQAH, encoded by the coding sequence ATGGTTCAGATCCCCCAAAACCCACTTATCCTTGTAGATGGTTCATCTTATCTTTATCGCGCATATCACGCGTTTCCGCCGCTGACCAACAGCGCAGGCGAGCCGACCGGTGCGATGTATGGTGTCCTCAACATGCTGCGCAGTCTGATCTTGCAATATAAACCGACGCATGCAGCGGTGGTCTTTGACGCCAAGGGAAAAACCTTTCGTGATGAACTGTTTGAACATTACAAATCACATCGCCCGCCAATGCCGGATGATCTACGAGTGCAAATCGAGCCTCTGCATGCGATGGTTAAAGCGATGGGCTTGCCGCTGCTGGCCGTTTCTGGCGTAGAAGCAGACGATGTTATCGGCACTCTGGCACGCGAAGCAGAAAAAGCCGGTCGCCCGGTACTGATCAGCACCGGTGATAAAGATATGGCGCAACTGGTAACGCCAAATATCACTCTCATCAATACCATGACGAATACGATCCTTGGCCCGGAAGAGGTCGTGAATAAGTACGGTGTACCGCCGGAACTGATTATCGACTTCCTCGCGCTGATGGGCGACTCTTCAGATAACATCCCTGGCGTACCGGGCGTGGGTGAAAAAACCGCGCAGGCACTGCTGCAAGGTCTTGGTGGGCTGGATACGCTGTATGCTGAGCCGGAAAAAATTGCTGGCCTAAGCTTCCGCGGTGCGAAAACAATGGCGGCGAAGCTCGAGCAAAATAAAGAGGTAGCATATCTTTCTTACCAGTTAGCGACGATTAAAACTGATGTTGAGCTGGAGCTGACCTGTGAACAACTGGAAGTGCAGCAACCGGCGGCTGAAGAGTTGTTAGGGCTGTTTAAAAAGTATGAATTCAAACGCTGGGTTGCCGATGTTGAAGCAGGCAAGTGGTTACAGGCCAAAGGGGCGAAACCGGCCACAAAGTCGCAGGAAACCATTGTTGTCGACGAAATGCCGGAAGTGACTGCGACGGTGATTTCTTACGACAATTACGTCACCATCCTTGATGAAAATACGCTGAAAGAATGGATTACGAAGCTGGAAAAAGCGCCGGTATTTGCTTTTGACACCGAAACCGACAGCCTCGATAACGTCTCTGCCAACCTGGTGGGGCTATCTTTCGCCATCGAGCTAGGTGTGGCGGCGTATGTACCGGTTGCTCATGATTATCTCGATGCTCCCGACCAGATCTCTCGCGAGCGCGCCCTCGAACTGCTGAAACCACTGCTGGAAGATGAGAAGGCGCTGAAGGTTGGGCAAAATCTGAAATACGATCGCGGCATTCTGGCGAACTACGGTATTGAGCTGCGTGGAATTGCCTTTGATACCATGCTGGAGTCCTACATTCTCAACAGTGTTGCCGGGCGTCACGACATGGACAGCCTCGCGGACCGTTGGCTGAAGCACAAAACCATTACTTTTGAAGAGATTGCCGGTAAAGGTAAAAATCAACTGACTTTTAACCAGATTGCCCTGGAAGAGGCCGGACGCTATGCCGCCGAAGATGCGGATGTCACCTTGCAGTTGCATCTGAAAATGTGGCCGGATCTGCAAAAACAAAAAGGACCGTTGAACGTCTTTGAAAACATCGAAATGCCTTTGGTGCCGGTGCTTTCGCGCATTGAACGTAACGGTGTGAAGATCGATCCGAAAGTTCTGCACAATCATTCAGAAGAACTCACTCTGCGTCTCGCGGAGCTGGAAAAGAAAGCGCATGAAATTGCTGGTGAAGAATTTAATCTTTCTTCCACCAAGCAGTTACAAACCATTCTGTTTGAAAAACAGGGGATTAAACCGCTGAAGAAAACACCGGGTGGTGCGCCGTCAACGTCGGAAGAGGTGCTGGAAGAGCTGGCACTGGACTATCCATTGCCGAAAGTGATTCTGGAGTACCGCGGTCTGGCGAAGTTGAAATCGACTTACACCGACAAGCTGCCGCTGATGATCAACCCGAAAACCGGGCGCGTGCATACTTCTTATCACCAGGCGGTGACTGCGACAGGGCGCTTGTCGTCAACCGATCCTAACTTGCAAAACATTCCGGTGCGTAACGAGGAAGGTCGCCGTATCCGTCAGGCGTTTATTGCGCCAGAGGATTACGTGATTGTTTCTGCGGACTACTCGCAGATTGAACTGCGCATTATGGCGCATCTCTCACGTGATAAAGGCTTGCTGACCGCCTTCGCAGAAGGAAAAGATATCCACCGGGCAACGGCTGCAGAAGTGTTTGGTTTGTCACTGGAAACCGTCACCAGCGAACAACGTCGTAGCGCGAAAGCGATCAACTTTGGCCTGATTTACGGCATGAGTGCTTTCGGTCTGGCGCGCCAGTTGAACATTCCGCGTAAAGAAGCGCAGAAGTACATGGATCTCTACTTTGAACGCTATCCAGGCGTGTTGGAGTATATGGAACGCACCCGCGCCCAGGCGAAAGAACAGGGTTACGTTGAAACGCTGGACGGACGCCGCCTCTATTTGCCGGATATTAAGTCCAGCAATGGTGCGCGCCGTGCCGCGGCAGAACGTGCAGCAATTAACGCGCCAATGCAGGGCACCGCGGCCGATATCATCAAGCGGGCGATGATTGCCGTTGATGCGTGGCTCCAGGCCGAGCAACCGCGTGTGCGTATGATTATGCAGGTACACGATGAACTGGTGTTTGAAGTTCATAAAGATGATCTCGATGTGGTAGCGAAGAAAATCCATCAGTTGATGGAAAACTGTACCCGTCTGGATGTGCCGTTGCTGGTGGAAGTGGGAAGTGGCGAAAACTGGGATCAGGCGCACTAA
- the mobA gene encoding molybdenum cofactor guanylyltransferase MobA: protein MNLMTTITGVVLAGGKARRMGGVDKGLLELNGKPLWRHVADALMTQLSHVVVNANRHQEIYRLSGLKVIEDSLADYPGPLAGMLSVMQQEADEWFLFCPCDTPYIPQDLASRLYHQRKDASVVWVHDGERDHPTIALVNRTIEPLLQEYLHSGERRVMAFMNLAGGHAVDFSDRKEAFVNVNTPEELARWQERQ, encoded by the coding sequence GTGAATCTGATGACGACGATAACAGGCGTGGTGCTGGCAGGCGGTAAAGCCCGACGCATGGGCGGCGTAGATAAAGGATTACTTGAATTAAACGGCAAACCGCTGTGGCGGCATGTCGCTGACGCGCTAATGACGCAGTTATCTCACGTTGTGGTTAATGCCAATCGCCATCAGGAAATCTACCGATTAAGCGGTCTGAAAGTAATTGAGGATTCACTGGCAGATTACCCAGGCCCTCTGGCGGGAATGCTTTCAGTAATGCAGCAAGAAGCTGATGAGTGGTTTCTGTTTTGTCCGTGTGATACGCCTTATATCCCCCAGGATTTAGCCTCCCGACTTTATCATCAGCGAAAAGATGCATCTGTAGTGTGGGTCCATGACGGCGAGCGGGATCATCCAACTATTGCCCTGGTAAATCGCACTATTGAGCCATTATTGCAGGAATATCTGCATTCCGGAGAGCGCCGGGTGATGGCCTTTATGAATCTTGCTGGCGGTCATGCTGTTGATTTCAGCGATCGTAAAGAGGCATTTGTTAACGTGAATACGCCAGAGGAGCTTGCCCGATGGCAGGAAAGACAATAA
- the srkA gene encoding stress response kinase SrkA, with protein sequence MNNSAFTFQTLHPDTIMDALFEQGIRVDSGLTPLNSYENRVYQFQDEERRRFVVKFYRPERWTADQILEEHQFALQLVNDEVPVAAPLAYNGQTLLNHQGFYYAVFPSVGGRQFEADNIDQMEAVGRYLGRMHQTGHKQLFIHRPTIGLNEYLTEPRKLFEDATLIPSGLKTAFLKATDQLIAAVTAHWREDFTVLRLHGDCHAGNILWRDGPMFVDLDDARNGPAVQDLWMLLNGDKAEQRMQLETIIEAYEEFSEFDTAEIGLIEPLRAMRLVYYLAWLMRRWADPAFPKNFPWLTGEDYWLRQTATFIEQVKVLQEPPLQLTPMY encoded by the coding sequence ATGAACAACAGCGCTTTTACTTTCCAGACACTACACCCGGACACCATCATGGACGCTCTGTTTGAGCAAGGGATCCGGGTGGATTCAGGTCTTACCCCACTTAACAGCTATGAAAACCGAGTCTATCAATTTCAGGACGAAGAGCGTCGACGCTTCGTCGTTAAATTTTATCGTCCTGAACGTTGGACAGCCGACCAAATCCTCGAAGAACATCAATTTGCGTTACAACTGGTAAACGACGAAGTTCCAGTCGCCGCGCCGTTAGCCTATAACGGTCAAACTTTATTGAATCATCAGGGATTTTATTACGCTGTTTTTCCAAGCGTCGGTGGTCGTCAATTCGAAGCCGACAATATTGATCAGATGGAAGCGGTGGGGCGCTATCTGGGGCGGATGCACCAGACGGGACATAAACAGCTTTTTATCCATCGTCCGACTATTGGCCTGAATGAATATCTTACTGAGCCACGTAAGCTGTTTGAGGACGCCACACTAATACCTTCCGGGTTGAAGACCGCATTCCTGAAAGCGACAGATCAACTGATTGCCGCTGTTACAGCGCATTGGCGGGAAGATTTCACCGTTCTGCGGCTACATGGAGACTGCCACGCTGGAAATATTCTTTGGCGCGATGGTCCGATGTTTGTCGATCTGGATGATGCGCGCAATGGCCCAGCGGTACAGGATCTGTGGATGTTACTCAATGGAGATAAAGCCGAGCAGCGGATGCAATTGGAAACTATTATTGAAGCTTATGAAGAATTTAGCGAGTTCGACACCGCTGAAATCGGACTGATTGAACCTTTACGCGCCATGCGTTTGGTTTATTATCTTGCCTGGCTGATGCGGCGTTGGGCTGATCCCGCGTTCCCGAAAAATTTCCCGTGGTTAACCGGGGAAGATTACTGGCTGCGACAGACGGCGACTTTTATAGAACAGGTAAAAGTTCTACAAGAACCCCCTTTACAATTAACACCTATGTATTAA
- the dsbA gene encoding thiol:disulfide interchange protein DsbA has protein sequence MKKIWLALAGLVLAFSASAAQYEDGKQYTTLEKPVAGAPQVLEFFSFFCPHCYQFEEVLHISDNVKKKLPEGVKMTKYHVNFMGGDLGKDLTQAWAVAMALGVEDKVTVPLFEGVQKTQTIRSASDIRDVFINAGIKGEEYDAAWNSFVVKSLVAQQEKAAADVQLRGVPAMFVNGKYQLNPQGMDTSNMDVFVQQYADTVKYLSEKK, from the coding sequence ATGAAAAAGATTTGGCTGGCGCTGGCTGGTTTGGTTTTAGCGTTTAGCGCATCGGCGGCGCAGTATGAAGATGGTAAACAGTACACCACCCTGGAAAAACCGGTTGCTGGCGCGCCGCAAGTGCTGGAGTTTTTCTCTTTCTTCTGCCCGCACTGCTATCAGTTTGAAGAAGTTCTGCATATTTCTGATAACGTGAAGAAAAAACTGCCGGAAGGCGTGAAGATGACCAAATACCACGTCAACTTCATGGGTGGAGACCTGGGCAAAGATCTGACTCAGGCTTGGGCAGTGGCGATGGCGCTGGGTGTAGAAGACAAAGTTACTGTTCCGCTGTTTGAAGGCGTACAGAAAACTCAGACTATTCGCTCTGCATCTGATATCCGCGATGTATTTATCAACGCAGGTATTAAAGGTGAAGAGTACGACGCGGCGTGGAACAGTTTTGTCGTTAAATCTCTGGTCGCACAGCAAGAAAAAGCGGCTGCAGATGTGCAATTGCGTGGCGTTCCGGCGATGTTTGTTAACGGTAAATATCAGTTGAACCCGCAGGGTATGGATACCAGCAATATGGATGTTTTTGTTCAGCAATATGCTGACACAGTGAAATATCTGTCTGAGAAAAAATAA